In Actinoplanes sp. NBC_00393, a single genomic region encodes these proteins:
- a CDS encoding tyrosine-type recombinase/integrase produces MQHAAITELVDEFLAARAVRKPSAHTLSAYRRDLGLVLQLAQPAPVTVSDLSPRVLRSAFARFAAERAPASVSRAWSSWNAFFTFLVTEGVVPGNPMPAVDKPKPTALSPKPLRGEDTPEVLLRTVSVADERQRDPWPERDVLVLALALCAGLRLSEMLALRVGSVAGRDGERRVEVAGKGGRPRTVPIEAGLDAAVGRYLDSRRVRFGRVQSTAPLLVDRRGEPLLRGGLQYLVRSCYRRAGIGDRVPRGAQLHALRHTFATRLAEDGANASEIMRLLGHASLATSQSYIEVTAEQQRAAVQANRTNRVLRELG; encoded by the coding sequence ATGCAGCATGCAGCAATCACCGAGCTGGTTGACGAGTTCCTAGCCGCACGCGCCGTTCGCAAACCGTCGGCGCACACGCTTTCGGCGTACCGTCGCGATCTTGGCCTGGTGTTGCAGCTCGCGCAGCCCGCTCCGGTTACGGTGAGCGACCTCTCCCCTCGCGTGTTGCGGTCCGCGTTCGCGCGGTTCGCGGCGGAGCGGGCCCCGGCCTCGGTCTCCCGGGCCTGGTCTTCGTGGAATGCCTTCTTCACGTTCCTGGTGACGGAGGGTGTGGTGCCGGGGAATCCGATGCCGGCGGTGGACAAGCCGAAGCCGACGGCCCTCTCCCCCAAGCCGTTGCGGGGTGAGGACACTCCGGAGGTCTTGTTACGCACAGTGAGCGTGGCGGATGAGCGGCAGCGGGATCCGTGGCCGGAGCGCGATGTGCTGGTGCTGGCTCTGGCGTTGTGTGCGGGTTTGCGGCTGTCGGAGATGTTGGCGCTGCGGGTGGGTTCGGTGGCGGGGCGTGACGGTGAGCGGCGGGTGGAGGTGGCCGGCAAGGGTGGGCGGCCGCGGACGGTGCCGATCGAGGCGGGGCTGGATGCGGCGGTGGGGCGGTATCTGGATTCGCGGCGGGTGCGGTTCGGGCGGGTGCAGTCGACCGCTCCCCTGCTGGTGGATCGGCGGGGTGAGCCGTTGCTGCGCGGTGGGCTGCAGTATCTGGTGCGCTCGTGTTACCGGCGGGCGGGTATCGGGGATCGGGTGCCGCGGGGTGCGCAGTTGCATGCGTTGCGGCACACGTTCGCGACGCGGTTGGCGGAGGACGGTGCGAACGCGTCGGAGATCATGCGGTTGCTGGGGCATGCGTCGTTGGCGACGTCGCAGTCGTACATCGAGGTGACGGCGGAGCAGCAGCGCGCGGCGGTGCAGGCGAACCGGACGAATCGGGTGTTGCGCGAGCTGGGCTGA
- a CDS encoding metallophosphoesterase, with the protein MARVVSGCWWLSSRAQGGRAVAKVVIVGDVGGCAEQLVRVVGPLVDEPDTVVIQVGDLVDRGPDSPGVLAFVRERLEADPRRWVQLIGNHEAPYLGAEPFWPVPLGQADAVLLRTWWLKEWLRVAAAVRTAEGEELLVTHAGLTVAAWEELGGPVTAGTAADLLNTRPEELLFSYGGPLWAEAGQVYGSWLLDRRPAPFSQVHGHSTVVSFQHCSWLCEERVRQRATVDWVARHTVARINGARFVGVDPKHGTAGAARWAPLVLEGAQLIGV; encoded by the coding sequence GTGGCGCGGGTCGTGTCTGGTTGCTGGTGGCTATCGTCGCGGGCACAGGGAGGGCGTGCCGTGGCGAAGGTTGTGATTGTCGGGGACGTGGGTGGCTGTGCCGAGCAGTTGGTGCGGGTGGTGGGGCCGCTGGTGGATGAGCCGGACACGGTGGTGATCCAGGTGGGTGATCTGGTGGATCGGGGGCCGGATTCGCCGGGGGTGTTGGCGTTTGTGCGGGAGCGGCTGGAGGCGGATCCGCGGCGGTGGGTGCAGTTGATCGGTAACCATGAGGCGCCGTATCTGGGTGCGGAGCCGTTCTGGCCGGTGCCGTTGGGTCAGGCGGATGCGGTGTTGCTGCGGACGTGGTGGTTGAAGGAGTGGTTGCGGGTGGCGGCGGCGGTGCGTACCGCTGAGGGTGAGGAGTTGCTGGTCACGCATGCCGGGTTGACGGTGGCGGCGTGGGAGGAGCTGGGTGGGCCGGTGACGGCGGGGACGGCGGCGGATCTGTTGAACACTCGGCCTGAGGAGTTGTTGTTCAGTTACGGCGGGCCGTTGTGGGCGGAGGCCGGTCAGGTGTACGGGTCGTGGTTGCTGGATCGTCGGCCGGCGCCGTTCTCGCAGGTGCATGGGCATTCGACGGTGGTGAGTTTTCAGCATTGCAGTTGGTTGTGTGAGGAGCGGGTGCGGCAGCGGGCCACGGTGGACTGGGTGGCGCGGCACACGGTGGCGCGGATCAACGGGGCACGGTTCGTGGGGGTGGATCCGAAGCACGGTACGGCGGGTGCTGCTCGGTGGGCGCCGCTGGTGTTGGAGGGTGCTCAGCTCATCGGGGTGTGA
- a CDS encoding MarR family transcriptional regulator has translation MSTPESPDAAVRELLLVMPRLIGRIKRIPPPEQLRDLDLAPRHLSLLSLLLLDGPLTVNDLAGKLGVAPTTVSLLVGDLSRKGVLERREDDTDRRRRIIDISTDSRPAIEQWLSPGAKAWQHALAPLDAGQRRTFVDTLLRYEQFFARD, from the coding sequence ATGTCAACGCCGGAATCGCCGGATGCGGCCGTGCGGGAGCTGCTGCTGGTGATGCCGCGGCTGATCGGCCGGATCAAGCGGATTCCCCCGCCGGAGCAGCTGCGTGATCTCGACCTGGCGCCACGGCATCTGTCGCTGCTGTCGTTGCTGCTGCTGGACGGGCCGCTCACCGTCAACGACCTGGCGGGGAAGCTGGGGGTCGCCCCTACCACGGTCAGCCTGCTGGTGGGTGATCTGAGCCGTAAGGGGGTCCTGGAGCGGCGCGAGGACGACACGGACCGCCGGCGGCGCATCATCGACATCAGCACGGACAGCCGGCCGGCGATCGAGCAGTGGCTCTCCCCCGGCGCTAAGGCCTGGCAGCACGCGCTGGCGCCCCTGGACGCCGGGCAGCGGCGGACCTTCGTCGATACGCTGCTGCGCTATGAGCAGTTCTTTGCCCGTGACTGA
- a CDS encoding alpha/beta fold hydrolase produces MTEPGLIDYGGDGPQVLLVHGSGHNAAVWSAVAGFLVPGHRVVAVDLRGHGQNRADSQTPEQYWRDLADVVAALGWRRPLLAGHSTGGYAVTAVTAAGLVTPSALCVVDGLVLDDRATAREQLAGFLTEESAAELERMFGYGLRFDAAGMRAWIARQPAHPLNAGADPELARAVAARSFVADGDGFLRRPTTAEITATIATDTGAAVFPSVDVYERITCPLTVVLPSQGFYAARRGDIPAKARLAEVEAGHNVVMTHPAFVAGVIRDLAGQVG; encoded by the coding sequence GTGACTGAGCCGGGGCTGATCGATTACGGCGGGGACGGCCCGCAGGTGCTGCTCGTACACGGCAGCGGCCACAACGCGGCGGTCTGGTCCGCGGTTGCCGGGTTCCTGGTTCCCGGTCACCGGGTGGTCGCCGTCGACCTGCGCGGGCACGGCCAGAACCGGGCGGATTCGCAGACGCCGGAGCAGTACTGGCGGGATCTGGCCGACGTGGTCGCGGCGCTGGGGTGGCGGCGGCCGCTGCTGGCCGGGCATTCGACCGGCGGTTACGCGGTCACCGCGGTCACGGCCGCGGGCCTGGTCACGCCGTCCGCGCTGTGTGTGGTCGACGGTCTGGTGCTCGACGACCGGGCCACCGCGCGGGAGCAATTGGCCGGGTTCCTGACCGAGGAGTCCGCGGCCGAGTTGGAGCGGATGTTCGGGTACGGGCTGCGGTTCGACGCGGCGGGGATGCGGGCGTGGATCGCGCGGCAGCCGGCGCACCCGCTCAATGCCGGAGCCGATCCGGAGCTGGCCCGGGCGGTGGCCGCGCGCAGTTTCGTCGCCGACGGTGACGGCTTCCTGAGGCGGCCCACCACCGCGGAGATCACGGCGACGATCGCCACCGATACCGGCGCTGCCGTGTTCCCGAGTGTCGACGTCTACGAGCGGATCACCTGTCCGCTCACTGTCGTGCTGCCGAGCCAGGGGTTCTATGCCGCGCGCCGCGGTGACATCCCGGCGAAGGCGCGCCTCGCCGAGGTGGAGGCGGGCCACAACGTGGTCATGACCCATCCCGCTTTCGTCGCGGGCGTGATCCGCGATCTTGCGGGGCAGGTCGGCTAG
- a CDS encoding GNAT family N-acetyltransferase, producing the protein MRLAEITPKNYEAALALSVRPDQQDLVAPVVKSLAEAYVYPDHAWPRLIYDGDRPVGFVMAFHDIAWGPDENPDDLRSGLWRLNIAADEQGKGYGTYAVEAVCAEIRSRGHTLAYVTYEPRPGGPAPFYARLGFRETGETADGESVAVRNL; encoded by the coding sequence ATGCGGCTGGCCGAGATCACCCCGAAGAACTACGAGGCGGCCCTGGCCCTGAGCGTTCGCCCCGACCAGCAGGACCTGGTCGCCCCGGTCGTCAAGTCCCTCGCCGAGGCGTACGTGTATCCCGACCACGCCTGGCCGCGCCTCATCTACGACGGCGACCGGCCCGTCGGGTTCGTGATGGCCTTCCACGACATCGCGTGGGGGCCCGACGAGAACCCGGACGACCTGCGCTCCGGCCTGTGGCGGCTCAACATCGCCGCCGACGAACAGGGCAAGGGCTATGGCACGTACGCGGTGGAGGCCGTCTGCGCCGAGATCCGCTCCCGCGGCCACACCTTGGCGTACGTCACCTACGAGCCACGCCCCGGTGGCCCCGCCCCGTTCTACGCCCGGCTCGGCTTCCGCGAGACCGGCGAGACCGCCGACGGCGAATCCGTGGCCGTGCGCAACCTCTAG
- a CDS encoding HD domain-containing protein: protein MQPLPDAARELLETLAAPPRLVAHLRLVHDVAWQVTGWLADEHPRLGFDREAVLFGAATHDIGKVRHPRELSQPGRQHEPAGYELLLELGVPDRLARFAGTHGSWTADGVEVEDLLVSLADKVWKGQRVAELEQLVVDRLAAASGLEAWAAFLSLDDRLQVVAGAADARLAYQNGFPVL from the coding sequence ATGCAGCCTCTTCCGGACGCCGCCCGCGAGCTGCTGGAGACCCTGGCGGCGCCGCCGCGGCTGGTGGCGCATCTGCGGCTGGTGCACGACGTGGCGTGGCAGGTGACCGGCTGGCTGGCCGACGAGCATCCGCGGCTGGGTTTCGACCGGGAGGCGGTGCTGTTCGGGGCGGCCACGCACGACATCGGCAAGGTGCGGCATCCGCGGGAGCTGTCGCAGCCCGGCAGGCAGCATGAGCCGGCCGGGTATGAGCTGCTGCTCGAGCTGGGGGTGCCGGATCGGCTGGCCCGGTTCGCCGGCACGCACGGGTCGTGGACGGCTGACGGTGTCGAGGTGGAGGATCTGCTGGTCAGCCTCGCTGACAAGGTGTGGAAGGGGCAGCGGGTCGCCGAGCTGGAGCAGCTGGTGGTGGATCGGCTGGCGGCGGCATCGGGCTTGGAGGCGTGGGCGGCGTTCCTGTCGCTGGACGACCGGCTGCAGGTGGTGGCGGGTGCGGCGGATGCGCGTCTGGCGTACCAGAACGGGTTTCCGGTCCTCTGA
- a CDS encoding metallophosphoesterase family protein: MRIAVISDIHGNLPALQAVLAAISAEGADVTVNLGDLLSGYVQPAQTADRLIAAGLATVRGNHERQLLKFAPEKMGRADRLTSEVLTAGHRDWLASLPVTLSPAPGVLAFHGTPTDDLQYLLHTVDASGAREATEDEVVRRLGDVPGYRLLLCGHTHLPGTMRLPGGVLVVNPGSVGWPAYVDDEPHPHRMEAGSPHARYALVDDASGRWEVSLRSVEYPWEDAAVLAEGCGRPDVAYALRTGRVPA, from the coding sequence ATGCGCATCGCGGTGATCTCCGACATCCATGGCAATCTGCCTGCTTTGCAGGCAGTGCTTGCGGCTATCAGCGCCGAGGGCGCCGATGTGACGGTCAATCTGGGTGATCTGCTTTCGGGGTACGTGCAGCCGGCGCAAACCGCGGACCGGCTGATCGCGGCGGGGCTGGCCACGGTGCGCGGCAATCACGAACGGCAGCTGCTGAAGTTCGCGCCGGAGAAGATGGGCAGGGCGGACCGGCTCACCAGCGAGGTGCTCACCGCCGGGCACCGGGACTGGCTGGCGTCGCTGCCCGTGACGCTGTCGCCGGCGCCCGGGGTGCTGGCGTTTCACGGCACGCCGACCGACGATCTGCAGTATCTGCTGCACACGGTCGACGCGTCGGGTGCCCGGGAGGCCACCGAGGACGAAGTGGTGCGGCGTCTCGGGGATGTGCCCGGGTACCGGCTGCTGCTGTGCGGGCACACCCATCTGCCAGGGACCATGCGGCTGCCCGGTGGGGTGCTGGTGGTGAATCCGGGCAGTGTCGGCTGGCCGGCGTACGTCGATGACGAGCCGCATCCGCATCGGATGGAGGCGGGTTCGCCGCACGCCCGGTATGCGCTGGTGGACGACGCGTCGGGGCGCTGGGAGGTGTCGTTGCGGTCGGTGGAGTACCCGTGGGAGGACGCGGCGGTGCTGGCCGAGGGTTGCGGGCGGCCTGATGTGGCGTATGCGTTGCGGACCGGGCGGGTGCCGGCATGA
- a CDS encoding VOC family protein has translation MIVRWVTGFLDTPSRDAEPFWLAVTGSSLSPRRGPGGAFATLLPADGDAYLRVQVVGDPPARAHLDLHVDDAASAAAEVTGLGAQVTFSEPGLVVLRSPAGIAFCLVDGEGEQSVPAVGAFGSVVDQLALDIPVALYEREVAFWAAVTGWQRRASDLPEFSFLQPAGPMPVRLLLQRVGGSAAGVHLDFACGDVDAEAARHVALGAQVVRRVPGDWTTLRDPAGREYCVTGRSPFGR, from the coding sequence ATGATCGTGCGCTGGGTGACCGGGTTCCTGGACACGCCGTCACGTGACGCCGAGCCGTTCTGGCTGGCCGTGACCGGGTCCTCCTTGTCGCCGCGGCGCGGTCCGGGCGGCGCGTTCGCCACGCTGCTGCCGGCTGACGGGGACGCCTATCTGCGGGTCCAGGTGGTCGGTGATCCCCCCGCGCGCGCACATCTGGACCTGCACGTGGACGATGCGGCGTCAGCGGCTGCCGAGGTGACCGGCCTGGGCGCGCAGGTGACCTTCTCCGAGCCCGGTCTGGTGGTGCTGCGCTCCCCGGCGGGAATCGCGTTCTGCCTGGTCGACGGGGAGGGTGAGCAGTCGGTTCCGGCGGTCGGCGCCTTCGGCAGCGTCGTCGACCAACTGGCTCTGGACATTCCGGTAGCGCTGTACGAGCGGGAGGTGGCGTTCTGGGCGGCGGTGACCGGCTGGCAGCGGCGGGCCTCGGATCTGCCGGAGTTCTCGTTCCTGCAGCCGGCGGGGCCGATGCCGGTGCGGCTGCTGCTGCAGCGGGTCGGCGGCTCTGCTGCCGGGGTGCACCTGGATTTCGCGTGCGGTGACGTGGATGCCGAGGCGGCGCGGCATGTGGCGCTGGGCGCGCAGGTGGTGCGCCGGGTACCCGGGGACTGGACGACGCTGCGGGATCCGGCCGGGCGCGAGTACTGCGTGACGGGGCGTTCGCCGTTCGGGCGGTGA
- a CDS encoding DMT family transporter: MAWLALIISGLLETVWAIALDRSAGFSRPLPTAVFGVALVLSMAGLGYALRTVPVGTGYAVWVGIGAVGTAVVGMVALGEPASLPRILCLLLVICGIVGLKYFH, translated from the coding sequence ATGGCCTGGCTTGCTCTGATCATTTCCGGCCTGCTCGAGACCGTGTGGGCGATCGCCCTGGACCGCAGCGCCGGCTTCAGCCGCCCCCTGCCGACCGCCGTGTTCGGTGTCGCCCTGGTGCTCAGCATGGCCGGGCTCGGCTACGCGCTGCGCACCGTCCCGGTCGGCACCGGCTACGCCGTGTGGGTGGGCATCGGCGCTGTCGGCACCGCCGTCGTCGGGATGGTCGCCCTCGGCGAACCGGCCAGCCTGCCCCGCATCCTCTGCCTACTGCTGGTGATCTGCGGAATCGTCGGCCTCAAGTATTTCCACTGA
- a CDS encoding NIPSNAP family protein — MVHYTIDPARIEAFERFAREWMRLVAAHGGLHHGYFLPAEGASDKAEALFSFDSLAAYEQYRTRFGVDPEFIAADRIRDESGCVLRYERTFMRPLLPDA, encoded by the coding sequence GTGGTGCACTACACGATCGACCCGGCCCGCATCGAAGCGTTCGAGCGCTTCGCCCGCGAATGGATGCGCCTGGTCGCGGCGCACGGCGGCCTCCACCACGGCTACTTCCTGCCCGCCGAAGGGGCCAGCGACAAGGCGGAGGCGCTGTTCAGCTTCGACAGCCTTGCCGCGTACGAGCAGTACCGCACCCGGTTCGGCGTGGACCCTGAGTTCATCGCCGCCGACCGGATCCGCGACGAGTCCGGGTGCGTGCTGCGGTACGAGCGCACCTTCATGCGGCCGCTGCTGCCCGACGCCTGA
- a CDS encoding response regulator, producing the protein MSEVRVVIVDDDPLVRAGLTMMLDGADGIVVVAAVADGDEVPAALDEHHVDVVLMDIRMPRVNGITATRRTRARPRPPEVIMLTTFDTDEHVVRALRAGAGGFLLKDTPPDRIAAAIRSVAAGEPILSPAVTRRLMLKVASGADTSEQARSALAALSPREREVALALARGNTNAQIADALAMSVATVKAHITHIFTKLDLNNRTQVAMLAHDAGLL; encoded by the coding sequence CTGAGCGAGGTGCGGGTCGTCATCGTCGACGACGACCCGCTGGTCCGCGCCGGGCTGACCATGATGCTCGACGGCGCCGACGGCATCGTCGTGGTCGCCGCGGTCGCCGACGGTGACGAGGTCCCGGCCGCACTCGACGAGCATCACGTCGACGTGGTGCTGATGGACATCCGGATGCCGCGCGTCAACGGGATCACCGCCACCCGGCGGACCCGGGCCCGGCCCCGACCACCCGAGGTGATCATGCTGACCACGTTCGACACCGACGAGCACGTGGTGCGGGCTCTGCGGGCCGGCGCCGGCGGGTTCCTGCTCAAGGACACCCCACCGGACCGGATCGCCGCCGCCATCCGCTCGGTCGCCGCCGGTGAGCCGATCCTGTCACCAGCGGTCACCCGGCGGCTGATGCTCAAGGTCGCGTCCGGCGCCGACACCTCCGAGCAGGCCCGCTCCGCTCTGGCCGCGCTCAGCCCCCGCGAACGCGAGGTGGCGCTCGCGCTGGCCCGCGGCAACACCAACGCGCAGATCGCCGACGCGCTGGCGATGAGCGTGGCCACGGTGAAGGCGCACATCACCCACATCTTCACCAAACTCGACCTGAACAACCGGACCCAGGTGGCGATGCTCGCCCACGATGCGGGGCTGCTGTGA
- a CDS encoding sensor histidine kinase has product MGTATCDRRPAATRTVIIWSTLAVGVLIASAVYSAVRWEPSALLGLDIAVAVLACALVPVAILRPVTGGLLLSALAALSHVVTPAATFAALNTARQRPLRQAALVSAAGIAGHAVLGWWRPPGGLSYQWWLLLVVVAYAALLGWGTWARAREALLTSLRERAERAEAEQHRRVAEARLAERTRMAREMHDVLAHRLSLLAVYAGALEYRPDAPPQKLTEAAGVIRAGVHQALDELREVITVLRQDPDDESDGPPAPGLDDVPRLVGETRDAGLSVGFDDRIGLPAPVPAVTGRTAYRIVQEALTNARKHAAGRPVRIVVDGNAGGTLRVDVRNPLAVAAPGLPGAGLGLLGLAERVTLAGGELRHSAEGGEFHLYAELPWRS; this is encoded by the coding sequence ATGGGGACAGCGACGTGCGACCGGCGGCCGGCCGCCACCCGTACGGTGATCATCTGGTCGACCCTGGCGGTCGGCGTGCTGATCGCCTCGGCCGTGTACAGCGCGGTGCGCTGGGAGCCGTCCGCGCTGCTCGGGCTGGACATCGCCGTGGCCGTGCTGGCCTGCGCGCTGGTGCCGGTGGCGATCCTGCGCCCGGTCACCGGCGGTCTGCTGCTCAGCGCCCTGGCCGCGCTGTCGCACGTGGTCACCCCGGCGGCCACGTTCGCCGCGCTCAACACCGCCCGGCAACGGCCGCTGCGGCAGGCCGCGCTGGTCAGCGCCGCCGGGATCGCCGGGCACGCGGTTCTCGGCTGGTGGCGGCCACCGGGCGGGCTGTCGTACCAATGGTGGCTGCTGCTGGTCGTCGTCGCGTACGCGGCGCTGCTCGGCTGGGGCACCTGGGCGCGGGCCCGCGAAGCCCTGCTCACCTCGCTGCGGGAGCGGGCCGAACGCGCCGAGGCCGAACAGCATCGCCGCGTCGCCGAGGCCCGCCTGGCCGAACGCACCCGGATGGCCCGCGAGATGCACGACGTGCTCGCGCACCGGCTGTCGCTGCTGGCCGTCTACGCGGGCGCGCTGGAGTACCGGCCGGACGCGCCGCCGCAGAAACTCACCGAGGCGGCCGGGGTGATCCGCGCCGGCGTGCACCAGGCCCTCGACGAACTCCGCGAGGTGATCACCGTGCTGCGCCAGGACCCGGACGACGAGAGCGACGGCCCGCCCGCACCCGGGCTCGACGACGTGCCCCGGCTGGTCGGGGAGACCCGCGACGCCGGGCTCAGCGTCGGCTTCGACGACCGGATCGGGTTGCCCGCGCCGGTGCCGGCGGTGACCGGGCGTACCGCGTACCGCATCGTGCAGGAGGCCCTCACCAACGCGCGCAAGCATGCCGCCGGGCGCCCGGTGCGCATCGTCGTCGACGGCAACGCCGGCGGCACCCTGCGCGTCGACGTGCGCAACCCCCTCGCGGTGGCCGCGCCGGGCCTGCCGGGCGCCGGCCTGGGACTGCTCGGCCTGGCCGAGCGGGTCACGCTCGCCGGCGGCGAGCTGCGGCACAGTGCCGAAGGCGGAGAGTTCCATCTGTACGCGGAACTGCCGTGGCGCAGCTGA
- a CDS encoding DUF6069 family protein — protein sequence MTENLTLDKQSAPRINRYRLRTVALTVAATEAAYLVLRYGAGIDLTAGDVTVGPAAVAVTAAVAALAGWALLAVLERFTSRAVRIWRIVAVAVFLVSLLGTLGGVDAGAVFGLSLLHAVVAGALITGLPCRCR from the coding sequence ATGACTGAGAACCTGACTCTCGACAAGCAGAGCGCGCCGCGGATCAACCGGTACCGGCTGCGGACCGTCGCGCTGACCGTCGCCGCCACCGAGGCGGCCTACCTGGTGCTGCGCTACGGCGCCGGCATCGACCTGACCGCCGGGGACGTCACCGTCGGCCCGGCCGCGGTCGCGGTGACCGCCGCGGTGGCCGCCCTGGCCGGCTGGGCATTGCTGGCGGTCCTGGAACGCTTCACCAGCCGGGCCGTCCGGATCTGGCGGATCGTGGCAGTAGCCGTGTTCCTGGTGTCCCTGCTCGGCACACTGGGCGGCGTGGACGCCGGGGCGGTGTTCGGCCTGTCCCTGCTGCACGCGGTCGTCGCCGGCGCGCTGATCACCGGCCTGCCGTGCCGCTGCCGCTGA
- a CDS encoding lysophospholipid acyltransferase family protein: protein MENSSWRAPLLWRILLAASRVVVFPLCRLRVTGTVPADLAGGPVILAANHVSPFDPLVMVAASHKAGLTPRIMATGGVFDAPVLGWIMRRCGHLRVDRNTVHAANALETAGKALTENAMVLVYPEGRIGLDPWMWPERGKTGVARMADISGAPVVPVAQWGAHAVLPYEAPKRMARPLLRALLRRPVVQVNFGVEVDLSGVSGSAGARAMQATRLIMEGIDAALTPLRAGEMQTPRFVDRSRPADMSRVRPRQA from the coding sequence ATGGAGAACTCTTCCTGGCGGGCCCCGCTGCTGTGGCGGATCCTGCTCGCCGCGTCCCGGGTTGTCGTGTTCCCGCTGTGCCGGCTGCGGGTGACCGGCACCGTGCCCGCCGACCTGGCCGGCGGGCCGGTGATCCTGGCCGCCAACCACGTCAGCCCGTTCGACCCGCTGGTCATGGTCGCCGCCAGCCACAAGGCCGGGCTCACCCCGCGGATCATGGCGACCGGCGGGGTGTTCGACGCGCCCGTGCTGGGCTGGATCATGCGCCGGTGCGGGCACCTCCGGGTGGACCGCAACACCGTGCACGCGGCGAACGCGCTGGAGACCGCGGGTAAGGCGCTGACCGAGAACGCGATGGTGCTGGTCTACCCGGAAGGCCGCATCGGCCTGGACCCGTGGATGTGGCCGGAACGCGGCAAGACCGGGGTGGCCCGGATGGCCGACATCTCCGGCGCCCCGGTGGTGCCGGTCGCGCAGTGGGGCGCGCACGCCGTGCTGCCGTACGAGGCGCCGAAACGGATGGCCCGACCCCTGCTGCGCGCGTTGCTGCGCCGCCCGGTGGTGCAGGTCAACTTCGGCGTCGAGGTGGACCTGTCCGGGGTGTCCGGGTCGGCAGGGGCGCGGGCCATGCAGGCCACCCGTCTGATCATGGAGGGCATCGACGCGGCGCTGACTCCGCTGCGCGCCGGCGAGATGCAGACGCCGCGCTTCGTGGACCGCAGCCGCCCGGCGGACATGTCCCGCGTCCGGCCCCGGCAAGCCTGA